A section of the Flavobacterium ardleyense genome encodes:
- a CDS encoding PepSY domain-containing protein, with translation MKTLKIFLGPFLVFTILSLTALQEAPKLVKEAFSHKFPTAKNVKWSQEKNQEWEAEFKMDKIKYSANFLENGMWKETEHSIEINKVPSEMQANLNKSYPGYSIEEAEISETKETVVYEFEIKKGKSNIEVAINMNGKIIKSENMK, from the coding sequence ATGAAAACATTAAAGATTTTTTTAGGTCCGTTCTTAGTGTTCACTATCCTTTCTCTTACTGCGCTGCAAGAGGCGCCAAAGCTTGTGAAAGAAGCATTTTCTCATAAGTTTCCAACCGCCAAAAACGTGAAATGGTCACAGGAGAAAAATCAAGAGTGGGAAGCTGAGTTCAAAATGGACAAAATTAAATATTCGGCCAACTTCCTTGAAAATGGAATGTGGAAGGAGACAGAACATTCTATCGAAATTAATAAAGTGCCATCGGAAATGCAGGCTAATCTAAACAAATCATATCCAGGTTACAGCATTGAGGAAGCAGAAATTTCTGAAACAAAAGAAACTGTAGTTTATGAATTTGAAATTAAAAAAGGAAAATCCAATATAGAAGTTGCAATTAATATGAATGGTAAAATAATAAAAAGTGAAAATATGAAATAA
- a CDS encoding patatin-like phospholipase family protein encodes MIANIGIVLSGGGARGAAHIGVLKALNENGIFPDIISGVSAGSVVGGLYCAGYTPDEILYLTHQSGFLKVFKLRIFHPTMSEQMYLRDFLVNHFSTNNFSCLKLPLHICISNISTGKYEIVSEGNNLVEVLLASCALPLLYNSITINNNKYVDGGLLNNLPVEALLTSTRKIIGVNLCPHEVRCEIVGWRNVAIRCVQLAIWNTVKSRLCKCDVALEIEDSFKYGMFDLKKSEDLYKIG; translated from the coding sequence GTGATAGCTAATATTGGAATCGTACTTTCGGGTGGCGGCGCTCGTGGTGCCGCACATATTGGGGTGCTCAAAGCACTAAATGAAAACGGAATTTTTCCTGATATAATTTCGGGAGTTAGCGCTGGAAGTGTGGTCGGGGGCTTGTATTGCGCTGGTTATACCCCAGACGAAATCTTGTATCTCACACATCAGAGTGGATTTTTGAAAGTTTTTAAATTGCGAATTTTTCATCCCACAATGTCCGAGCAGATGTACCTTAGAGATTTCCTGGTCAATCATTTTAGTACGAATAATTTTAGCTGTCTCAAACTACCCTTACACATTTGTATTTCAAATATTAGCACTGGAAAATATGAGATTGTTTCCGAAGGAAATAATTTGGTAGAAGTACTTCTCGCCTCTTGTGCATTGCCTTTGTTGTACAACTCAATTACGATAAATAACAATAAATATGTAGATGGAGGGCTACTCAATAATCTTCCCGTAGAAGCTTTGCTAACATCTACTCGTAAAATTATTGGCGTTAATCTCTGCCCGCATGAGGTGCGATGTGAAATCGTAGGATGGCGAAATGTGGCTATTAGATGTGTGCAGCTAGCCATCTGGAATACTGTGAAATCTCGATTGTGCAAATGCGATGTAGCCCTGGAAATTGAAGATTCTTTTAAATATGGTATGTTCGACCTTAAAAAATCAGAAGATTTATACAAAATTGGGTAA
- a CDS encoding LTA synthase family protein — protein sequence MLSKLFPSRFSLLKAFIGLFLLLSLITRLSFLIWNFSEIDKGVISIFSTFVIGFLFDIATISFFTVPFLIYLLALSPRFYGSLADKIFTYFGFFVSVLIIFFSFFGEFTFWDEFHRRFNFVAVDYLVYSYEVVKNINESYPLPILLSSMILLVVVSIYIIYKLGYFSKTFDSQSTFKTKLVAALPWFAIAVLSGIFISSSNADFSENRYNNEVAKAGIYSFFSAFRNNELPYNEFYKVIPLNEAYALVKASLSDSTTTFQNPEANSIFRNISKSDNQKAEKPNVIFICIESLSGEFLTAFGNQDKITPTLDSIANNSIFFENLYATGTRTVRGMEAITLSIPPTPGRSIVKRKNNQNLYTIGEVFKQQGYDRNFFYGGDGYFDNMNTYFGGNGFNIIDRGRGFLLDKSITTTRTNIDDNEVTFENAWGVCDMDIYNKVLKEADKAHGNGKPFFDFIMTTSNHKPYTYPEGAIDIPSGSGRNGAVKYTDYAIGEFIKKAKQKPWFKNTVFVIMSDHCANSAGRWELDVKNYHIPAFIANLPKSKSAKVAKLSSQIDLFPTLFSLLKWDYTSNFFGKDVFAVKPEDERAYIGNYRKLGTLKDNKVMILDEQKNANLYLWNPADNSLSPLPADKNFEKQSISNFQVADELYHNSGLNLRSTASKTNSAIVL from the coding sequence ATGCTGTCAAAACTATTCCCTTCCAGATTTTCCTTGCTTAAAGCTTTTATTGGTCTATTCCTTCTCTTGTCATTAATTACCAGATTATCGTTTCTAATTTGGAATTTCTCAGAAATTGATAAAGGAGTAATTTCAATCTTTTCTACTTTTGTGATTGGGTTTTTGTTTGATATAGCTACAATATCGTTTTTTACAGTTCCATTTCTTATTTACCTCTTAGCACTTTCTCCCCGTTTTTATGGATCTCTAGCAGACAAGATATTTACCTACTTTGGATTTTTTGTTTCTGTACTAATAATCTTCTTCTCATTTTTTGGAGAGTTTACTTTCTGGGATGAGTTTCATAGACGTTTCAATTTTGTCGCCGTAGATTACTTGGTATATTCCTACGAAGTGGTAAAAAATATCAACGAATCTTATCCGCTTCCTATTCTACTTAGCAGTATGATTTTACTGGTTGTGGTGAGCATTTATATAATTTATAAATTAGGATATTTCAGCAAAACTTTTGACAGTCAATCAACATTCAAAACCAAACTAGTGGCGGCTCTTCCTTGGTTTGCAATTGCAGTACTCTCTGGAATATTTATCTCAAGTAGCAATGCAGATTTTTCTGAAAACCGCTATAATAACGAAGTAGCCAAGGCGGGAATATATTCTTTCTTCTCAGCTTTCAGAAATAATGAGCTTCCATATAATGAATTTTACAAAGTAATTCCGCTCAATGAAGCCTATGCGCTTGTTAAGGCATCACTCTCAGATTCTACAACTACTTTTCAAAATCCGGAAGCAAATTCTATTTTCAGAAATATTAGTAAATCTGATAATCAAAAGGCTGAAAAACCAAATGTCATTTTTATATGTATTGAAAGTCTAAGTGGCGAGTTTCTAACCGCTTTTGGCAATCAAGATAAAATTACGCCGACATTAGATTCAATCGCCAACAACAGTATCTTTTTCGAAAATCTCTATGCTACAGGGACACGCACCGTGCGAGGTATGGAAGCCATTACACTTTCTATTCCGCCAACTCCCGGCCGCAGTATTGTAAAACGAAAAAATAATCAAAATTTATACACTATTGGAGAAGTCTTCAAACAGCAAGGATACGATCGCAATTTCTTTTACGGTGGCGACGGTTACTTTGACAATATGAATACTTATTTTGGCGGAAACGGCTTTAATATTATAGACAGAGGTCGTGGATTTTTGTTAGACAAAAGCATCACGACAACTCGTACAAATATTGATGACAACGAAGTAACTTTTGAGAATGCTTGGGGCGTTTGCGATATGGATATTTACAATAAAGTACTCAAAGAAGCTGATAAAGCACACGGAAACGGAAAACCTTTTTTCGATTTTATTATGACTACCTCCAATCATAAACCATACACATATCCCGAAGGAGCAATTGATATTCCGTCTGGTAGTGGCCGAAATGGAGCTGTAAAATATACCGATTATGCCATTGGCGAATTCATTAAAAAAGCAAAACAAAAGCCTTGGTTTAAGAATACCGTTTTCGTAATTATGAGCGATCACTGCGCAAATTCGGCAGGACGTTGGGAATTGGACGTCAAGAACTACCATATTCCCGCTTTTATCGCCAATCTTCCAAAAAGCAAATCGGCAAAGGTGGCGAAATTGTCTTCTCAGATAGATCTTTTTCCAACACTTTTCTCATTATTAAAATGGGATTATACCTCCAACTTTTTCGGCAAGGATGTCTTTGCCGTGAAGCCCGAAGACGAACGTGCTTATATTGGAAACTACCGAAAATTGGGTACGCTAAAGGACAACAAAGTGATGATTCTTGACGAACAAAAAAATGCCAATCTCTATTTATGGAATCCTGCAGACAACAGTTTAAGCCCCTTGCCTGCTGACAAAAATTTTGAAAAGCAAAGTATTTCCAATTTTCAGGTCGCCGATGAATTGTATCATAATTCAGGACTAAATCTTAGATCAACAGCATCTAAAACTAATTCTGCAATAGTATTGTAA
- a CDS encoding response regulator transcription factor, giving the protein MKYLIAEDEKDLQEAIANYLHRDGNICEVASDYYEAIDKISIYDYDIIILDINLISGSGLDVLKLLKKEKKTAGVIIISANNSLDDKLLGLDLGADDYITKPFHLAELNARITAVLRRGKFGGDEIIVFHEIKIDTKSRTAFINDKPITLTRKEYDLLLFFVSNKGRVLSKEIIAEHLWGDDSDLLDNFDFIYVHINNLRKKLTIEGSKYLKTAYGTGYRFAED; this is encoded by the coding sequence ATGAAGTATCTAATTGCCGAAGATGAGAAAGATTTGCAAGAAGCAATCGCAAATTACCTCCATCGTGATGGAAATATCTGCGAGGTAGCATCAGATTATTACGAAGCAATAGACAAAATAAGTATTTACGATTACGATATTATTATTTTGGATATTAATCTTATTTCTGGATCAGGATTGGATGTATTAAAATTGTTAAAAAAAGAAAAGAAAACTGCCGGCGTGATTATAATCTCTGCAAATAATTCTTTAGATGATAAACTTCTAGGTCTCGATTTGGGCGCAGACGATTATATTACAAAACCTTTTCATCTTGCCGAACTCAACGCACGAATCACCGCAGTTTTAAGAAGAGGTAAATTTGGTGGCGACGAGATAATCGTTTTTCACGAAATAAAAATTGATACCAAATCGCGCACAGCTTTTATTAATGACAAGCCGATTACGCTTACGCGAAAAGAGTATGACTTGTTGCTATTTTTTGTTTCTAATAAAGGTAGAGTCCTCTCCAAAGAAATAATTGCCGAACATCTTTGGGGCGATGATAGCGACCTACTCGACAATTTTGATTTCATTTATGTCCATATTAATAATCTTCGTAAAAAGTTGACCATCGAAGGATCCAAATACCTAAAAACCGCTTATGGAACCGGATATCGATTTGCAGAAGACTAA
- a CDS encoding M48 family metalloprotease, translating into MNLNIMMAPTRFFLALAAVFILTDLQAQHAVSIDTLNLQYRKSLIIDYGLRAAKVESEFASLTDRSVRNQTLKVYKSRKKDVEEQINKGLFFGDNSYTTFLKSQLDVIEKANPNWKEINQVTILVAAAENPNASASAEGYVVFNLPMFLRARNQFTIAYVLCHEIAHRLLNHSYTSVVASAELNTSSDIKAKTSSIKKNKYNKGKMASELFRQIVYEDRKTSRSVEFQADSLGYVLFAKAFPEAKSEAVNSLLWLSDIDKDKDSISILHYQKVFSTPNQPFNMKWLEKDEISDYTYDKTPKFWTIDSLKTHPDCELRAERMTELFKVEENIPRPANAGFAELKKSAPFDYIYSLHYLKSYGLSLYHCLLQLQTNPEDKWLRQMTGQNLEKLQELQNLYRLNEALETPDPQYSTSYNTFLHLIREMRKSELNEIITYYKSI; encoded by the coding sequence TTGAACTTAAATATAATGATGGCTCCGACGAGATTCTTTTTGGCTTTAGCAGCGGTATTTATTTTGACAGATTTGCAAGCGCAACATGCAGTATCCATTGATACCTTAAATTTGCAGTACCGAAAATCGCTTATTATCGACTATGGATTGAGAGCCGCCAAGGTAGAGAGTGAATTTGCATCCTTGACCGATAGAAGTGTACGAAATCAGACCTTAAAAGTTTATAAATCTCGCAAGAAAGACGTTGAAGAGCAGATAAATAAGGGATTATTTTTTGGAGATAATTCATATACAACATTTCTTAAATCTCAACTTGATGTCATCGAGAAAGCTAATCCAAATTGGAAAGAGATTAATCAAGTGACTATTCTGGTTGCTGCCGCCGAAAATCCAAATGCGTCTGCCTCTGCCGAAGGATACGTAGTTTTTAATCTTCCAATGTTTTTGAGAGCAAGAAACCAGTTTACAATTGCATACGTTTTGTGTCACGAAATAGCGCATCGATTGCTCAATCATTCTTATACAAGTGTGGTTGCTTCGGCTGAATTAAATACTTCTAGCGATATCAAAGCGAAAACTTCAAGTATTAAAAAAAATAAATATAACAAAGGAAAGATGGCTTCTGAGCTTTTTAGACAAATTGTTTACGAGGACAGAAAAACAAGCAGAAGTGTTGAGTTTCAAGCCGATTCTTTGGGTTATGTATTATTTGCGAAAGCTTTTCCAGAAGCAAAATCTGAGGCTGTAAATTCGCTTCTTTGGCTAAGTGATATTGATAAAGATAAGGACTCGATCAGCATTTTACATTATCAGAAAGTATTTAGCACTCCCAATCAACCATTTAATATGAAGTGGCTAGAAAAGGATGAGATTTCTGATTATACATACGACAAAACGCCAAAATTTTGGACAATAGATTCTCTAAAAACCCATCCTGATTGCGAATTGAGGGCTGAGCGTATGACTGAATTATTTAAAGTAGAAGAGAATATTCCAAGACCTGCAAACGCTGGATTTGCCGAGCTAAAAAAGTCCGCACCCTTTGATTATATCTATTCGCTGCATTATTTAAAATCGTACGGATTGTCGTTGTACCACTGTTTATTACAGCTGCAAACTAATCCTGAGGATAAATGGCTGCGGCAAATGACTGGGCAAAACTTAGAAAAACTGCAAGAATTGCAAAATTTATATCGTCTCAATGAAGCGTTAGAAACGCCAGATCCGCAGTACTCGACTAGTTATAATACATTTTTACACTTAATTAGAGAAATGCGTAAAAGTGAACTGAATGAAATAATTACTTATTACAAATCTATATGA
- a CDS encoding DUF1003 domain-containing protein produces the protein MENYKSSISNLDFNKAEIVLGTNIRDSIFRLIQEEHPTFVRESTIAISELNRYRQKYLENYLLRDAAELSELEKDVLKSMTNHELISKEPDELDTNTYTFGENLADKVASFGGSWKFIIIFGVFIIIWMIINIIFLSEKGFDPYPFILLNLILSCLAALQAPVIMMSQNRQEDKDRERSKQDYMINMKAELEIRTLHEKMDHLVIQQQEELMKIQQIQLEMMEDIMEQLKELKSDS, from the coding sequence ATGGAAAATTATAAAAGTTCAATTTCTAATTTGGATTTCAATAAAGCTGAAATCGTTTTGGGAACTAATATCCGAGATTCAATTTTTAGACTTATCCAAGAAGAACATCCTACTTTTGTTAGAGAAAGCACAATTGCAATATCAGAATTAAACCGATATCGACAAAAATATTTAGAAAATTACCTACTCAGAGACGCTGCTGAACTTTCAGAACTCGAAAAGGACGTTCTCAAAAGTATGACCAACCACGAGTTGATTTCCAAAGAGCCAGATGAGCTCGACACAAATACCTATACTTTTGGAGAAAACCTTGCTGATAAGGTTGCATCCTTTGGCGGAAGCTGGAAATTCATAATTATTTTTGGCGTATTTATTATTATATGGATGATTATCAACATCATTTTTCTGAGTGAGAAAGGATTTGATCCATATCCTTTTATACTTCTAAATTTGATTTTGTCGTGTCTTGCAGCTCTTCAAGCGCCCGTAATTATGATGAGTCAAAATAGACAGGAAGATAAAGATCGCGAACGTTCCAAGCAGGATTATATGATTAATATGAAAGCAGAATTGGAGATTAGAACGTTGCACGAAAAAATGGATCACCTTGTTATTCAACAACAAGAGGAGCTGATGAAAATTCAGCAAATACAACTCGAAATGATGGAAGATATAATGGAGCAACTTAAAGAACTCAAAAGTGATAGCTAA
- a CDS encoding sensor histidine kinase, with amino-acid sequence MEPDIDLQKTKTFHVSKKTTLIKKTTKTFLITGLILAFLSCIALYFYTHNLLQKEIEEELHSTEGRITDAIRDHKEIYSLSPITEVTIVDSLKAESLKDTVLFDPSQNERELFRELSTYKRINNINYHIVIRTLVVETDEIVMAIVLSNIAIFLLAFLFLFYFNKAQNLRIWQPFFDNLNQMKEFSLTSSHPIVLVDSDIVEFSELKTHIQQLTTKVRTDYENLKQYTENISHELQTPLAIIQAKIDNIINEHAINDRQFEQVSSIQKDIQRLKQLNKKITILTKIDNNQFVNIEEVSISQLVNEKVEDYKELEIKNIVHLANENLQVEIDPYLAEILVNNLISNAIKHSLQNENIVIFTNSSSLLVSNPGEIAINNPDKLHLRFYREQNNFKSTGLGLSIVQKICDLYGYTLTYRFENKQHIFSVLFFPAKS; translated from the coding sequence ATGGAACCGGATATCGATTTGCAGAAGACTAAAACTTTCCACGTGAGTAAGAAAACGACACTTATAAAAAAAACAACTAAAACTTTTTTAATTACGGGACTTATTCTCGCTTTTTTAAGTTGCATTGCCTTGTATTTTTATACTCATAATTTACTCCAAAAGGAAATTGAAGAAGAGTTGCACTCTACCGAAGGTCGAATTACGGATGCCATTAGAGATCACAAAGAGATTTACTCGCTTTCGCCAATCACCGAAGTCACGATTGTAGATTCTTTAAAGGCTGAAAGTTTAAAAGACACTGTTTTATTTGATCCATCACAGAATGAACGGGAACTATTTCGAGAATTATCTACTTATAAAAGGATCAATAATATTAATTATCACATTGTAATTAGAACATTAGTTGTTGAAACCGATGAAATAGTGATGGCAATTGTTTTGTCAAATATTGCAATCTTCCTACTTGCTTTTCTATTTCTTTTTTATTTTAATAAAGCGCAGAATTTGCGAATTTGGCAACCGTTTTTTGATAATCTAAATCAGATGAAGGAATTTTCATTAACTTCAAGCCACCCAATAGTTTTAGTTGATAGTGATATTGTCGAATTTTCGGAGTTAAAGACTCACATACAGCAACTCACGACTAAGGTTCGAACTGATTATGAGAATTTAAAACAATATACGGAGAATATCTCTCACGAACTTCAAACACCTTTGGCAATCATACAGGCAAAAATTGACAATATTATTAATGAACACGCCATCAATGATAGGCAATTTGAGCAAGTAAGTTCTATCCAAAAAGACATTCAGAGATTAAAGCAACTCAACAAAAAAATTACGATTTTGACAAAAATTGATAATAATCAGTTTGTAAATATTGAAGAAGTGTCAATTTCTCAACTTGTAAACGAAAAAGTTGAAGATTATAAAGAACTTGAGATAAAAAATATCGTTCATCTTGCCAATGAAAATCTGCAAGTGGAAATTGATCCCTACTTAGCAGAAATACTAGTCAATAATCTAATTTCGAATGCTATAAAACATAGTTTACAAAACGAAAATATTGTAATCTTCACAAACAGCTCGTCTCTTCTGGTTTCAAATCCTGGTGAAATAGCGATAAATAATCCTGACAAATTACATTTGCGTTTCTATCGTGAACAGAATAACTTTAAGTCCACCGGACTAGGGTTATCCATTGTTCAGAAGATTTGCGATTTATACGGCTACACCTTAACTTATAGATTCGAAAATAAGCAGCATATCTTTTCAGTGCTTTTTTTTCCAGCTAAATCATAA
- a CDS encoding phosphatase PAP2 family protein, producing MMTKIAIFLIIFLQTFQIFSQDTTIVVTPVLNKDLKFKYEALIIPATLVGFGVIGLESASIKNMNTNTRDEIKEHIDENLSIDDFSQYAPFASVYALNAFGIKGKNNFKDRTIILTTAYLIMGGTVGILKSTSSVERPDGSSFNSFPSGHTATAFMGAEFLYQEYKDVSVWYGISGYAVATGTGFFRMYNNRHWLTDVAAGAGIGILSTKIAYWVHPLIKKTLFKDRKDTNGLVVPFYNGKEYGLGAVVRF from the coding sequence ATGATGACCAAAATAGCTATATTTTTAATTATTTTTCTACAAACTTTTCAAATTTTCTCTCAAGACACTACAATAGTAGTAACTCCTGTATTAAATAAAGATTTAAAGTTTAAGTACGAAGCATTGATAATTCCTGCGACATTAGTAGGATTTGGCGTAATTGGGTTAGAGAGTGCAAGTATTAAAAACATGAATACTAACACCCGAGATGAAATTAAGGAGCATATTGATGAGAATTTATCGATAGACGACTTTTCGCAATATGCACCTTTTGCCTCGGTCTATGCATTAAATGCTTTTGGTATAAAAGGAAAAAACAATTTTAAAGATCGAACTATAATCTTAACAACAGCTTACTTGATAATGGGCGGAACGGTTGGGATTTTAAAATCTACTTCAAGCGTTGAGAGACCAGATGGCTCATCTTTTAATTCATTTCCTTCGGGTCATACCGCCACGGCCTTTATGGGTGCAGAATTTTTATATCAGGAATATAAAGATGTATCTGTTTGGTATGGAATTTCTGGATATGCAGTTGCAACAGGGACAGGATTTTTTAGAATGTACAACAATCGGCATTGGCTTACCGACGTCGCCGCGGGCGCCGGAATAGGAATACTGAGTACAAAAATTGCTTATTGGGTGCATCCTCTAATTAAAAAAACACTTTTCAAAGATAGAAAGGATACCAATGGATTGGTTGTTCCGTTTTACAATGGTAAAGAATATGGATTAGGTGCGGTGGTTCGATTCTAG